Proteins from a single region of Penaeus monodon isolate SGIC_2016 chromosome 12, NSTDA_Pmon_1, whole genome shotgun sequence:
- the LOC119579451 gene encoding LOW QUALITY PROTEIN: uncharacterized protein LOC119579451 (The sequence of the model RefSeq protein was modified relative to this genomic sequence to represent the inferred CDS: deleted 1 base in 1 codon), whose amino-acid sequence MESPTPRLSESNLKKLSRGLRSSKKSLHSVHSALETHSVQDGQLSGRSVSLSTLLPSGGPGGMRPRVDKLQTLEAKMASIEVSLGWKRRREALLETLPRAARDLVRELDTLHQALKDKDTVIQSLKTQITNLGGTVGGGSDLGGVLSEAERRSIQERLNKVQAEMDAKKVAIKNLKLALEKIDITDNIDVRIHAAELEYELEREELNVLNLKEESSVLGARLQENSPSSASGAPGSQTTLHTLISSAGGAAALSGASLTNISINHTPGNPDFHVTPQTPYGCVIDWATEETRLRKGDRLLEVNGECVVGRGLDLVTRLMASATHLNLVVARPNSGTGARKSEVRLEKQLEDRAKEVKDLVSRLDKALKDKETLKSDNTRLNHRISYLEDQVSELQATLNHTREVALKHSDGEAIVTTSQPGATVIQVFQKGDQKLAVAGHEISNGVERAEQYPTLPRLRSPNSSVSSYPSTSSDPHTNHSHGYTISSRPSSAAETRRRVLSPRPDSKNEDSRPPSRTKPKPPKKPERLSLQRTTSLQSVDEGMSTSHSSSRYNTLHNWPSLDTDLNDKDYDLQSQTIYEQNSERPDDRLQDRSCSRYQGRYHHRSRDRKMEQYSSSPNSEGSVWMVVNGSLPSVEKLSRRPSPQGAASTSVHEGYPTHSPLRPHSPDAAVHLEADHTRSRDLDVPENETYCHSGVSAVPPYGNHYHHGHSHQHHYTHHKQHSLQSPHKSPTRSSALSVATSPRPHEQWC is encoded by the exons tcGACATTGCTGCCATCTGGAGGCCCCGGCGGCATGCGTCCGAGAGTCGACAAACTGCAGACTTTGGAGGCCAAG ATGGCGAGCATCGAAGTCTCTCTGGGCTGGAAGCGGCGGCGGGAAGCGCTCCTCGAAACCCTTCCTCGCGCCGCCCGCGACCTCGTAAGGGAGTTGGATACCCTCCATCAGGCGCTCAAGGACAAGGACACCGTCATCCAGTC cCTGAAGACCCAGATCACCAACCTCGGCGGGACGGTGGGCGGCGGCAGCGATCTCGGGGGGGTTCTCTCGGAGGCCGAGCGAAGGTCCATTCAGGAGCGACTGAAC AAGGTGCAGGCGGAGATGGACGCCAAGAAAGTCGCCATCAAGAATCTCAAGCTGGCGTTGGAGAAGATTGATATTACTGA TAACATCGATGTAAGAATCCACGCAGCTGAACTCGAAtatgaattagagagagaggaactcAACGTCTTAAATCTGAAGGAGGAGTCATCAGTTCTGGGTGCTCGCCTGCAGGAGAACAGTCCCTCAAGTGCTTCAGGTGCCCCTGGATCGCAGACGACACTCCACACACTCATCTCATCAGCAGGGGGAGCGGCAGCACTTTCTGGTGCATCACTGACGAATATTAGTATTAATCATACCCCAGGAAACCCAGACTTCCATGTTACACCTCAGACACCCTATGGCTGTGTTATTGACTGGGCGACCGAGGAAACTAGACTCCGGAAGGGTGACAG GTTACTTGAGGTTAATGGAGAGTGTGTGGTGGGTCGAGGGCTGGATTTAGTTACAAGGCTTATGGCCTCAGCAACACACCTTAACCTCGTTGTAGCAAGACCGAATTCAG GTACAGGAGCAAGAAAGTCAGAGGTACGGCTTGAAAAGCAACTTGAAGACAGagcaaaagaagtaaaagatttGGTTTCCAGACTTGACAAGGCTCTAAAAGACAAGGAAACCCTGAA AAGTGACAATACGCGCCTAAATCATCGCATCAGTTACCTAGAAGATCAAGTTTCAGAACTGCAAGCAACTCTCAATCATACCCGTGAAGTTGCTCTGAAGCACAGTGACGGAGAAGCAATTGTCACAACCTCCCAGCCAGGGGCAACAGTCATACAG GTTTTTCAAAAGGGTGATCAGAAGTTAGCAGTAGCAGGGCATGAAATAAGTAATGGGGTTGAACGTGCAGAACAGTACCCAACCCTTCCAAGGCTAAGATCACCAAATTCTTCTGTGTCCTCATATCCAAGTACTTCCTCTGATCCCCATACAAATCATTCTCACGGGTACACAATATCCTCAAGACCTTCCTCGGCAGCTGAAACTCGCAGGCGGGTTCTTTCTCCTCGCCCAGACTCAAAAAATGAG GATTCGAGGCCACCTTCACGCACAAAGCCAAAGCCACCAAAAAAGCCAGAACGTTTAAGCCTTCAGAGGACTACAAGCCTGCAAAGCGTAGATGAAGGAATGTCAACCTCTCATTCAAGTTCCCGCTATAATACGCTCCATAATTGGCCTTCGCTTGACACTGACTTGAATGATAAAGACTATGACCTCCAGTCCCAAACAATCTATGAACAAAATTCTGAGAGACCAGATGACAGACTCCAAGACCGCTCATGCAGCAGATACCAAGGACGATATCACCACAGATCtagagacagaaagatggaaCAATATTCCTCAAGTCCAAACTCTGAAGGAAGTGTCTGGATGGTTGTTAATGGCAGTCTACCTTCTGTAGAAAAGTTGAGTAGACGGCCAAGTCCTCAGGGTGCTGCTTCTACTTCAGTTCATGAGGGGTATCCAACACATAGTCCCCTGAGGCCACATTCACCTGATGCTGCAGTTCACCTAGAAGCAGACCACACTAGAAGTCGTGATTTAGATGTGCCAGAAAATGAAACTTACTGTCATTCAGGGGTTTCTGCAGTTCCTCCATatggtaatcattatcaccatggtCACAGTCACCAGCATCACTATACACATCATAAGCAGCATTCATTGCAGTCACCTCACAAGTCCCCTACACGATCTTCTGCCCTCAGTGTGGCCACCAGTCCTAGACCACATGAACAGTGGTGCTGA